In Candidatus Hydrogenedentota bacterium, the genomic stretch GATCTGTTCCACGTGCCCGAATCCTCACTGGCAGATTGAAATACTCGCGTCACGATGCGACCTCGTCAAAGCAGCTATTCGAGGTTCGCGATTCTATATCCAGCGCTCGAACCAGGCGTCTGCCGCATCGAGCGCCTCGACGGTAAGAGACCGGCCGCGCGCATGGGTCCAGTTCTCGATGGCATTCTCGGCGCCCAGCATGCGATACACGTTTCGCGCGGCATCGGCAGCCTTCTGGCAGCTTTTCGTGTTGGACAGTTTCTCGTCGTTCAGCGCGGTGATAAGCAGGGTCGGCGTGGGCGCCGCAAGAGCCAATATGTGTTCCCAATCGAAAGGATAGTTCCTTGTGGCCACCGCTTCTTCGAGGTTTGGCAGCAGCATGCACTCGCCGTCCTGCACCCAGCGCCCCGGCTTCTTGTCATCCTGGAAACGGGTGAAGCCGCAACTTGCCACGCACACCTGTACCCGTTCGTCAAGAGCCGCCACAAGCAGCGCACAGGTTCCCCCCAGCCCATGACCGATGATGCCCATGCGCGCCGCATCCACCCCGGGGGTCTCTGCCAATGCCTCGAGCGCACAGGTGTAATCCCACATCATCTTGCCGAGCAAGGACGCTTTCGGCCAGTCTTTGTAGAAGTTTGTCGTGTCATAGGCGTCCCTGCCCGGAGAGACGCGTTCTCCAGTGGTCACGCAGTCGGGGGCAATGGTTGCGAAACCTTGTTCGGCATAGTGCTGGGCAAACGCCAGGAAACGGTCTCCCGCCAAACCAGCCGGCTCGGCTTTGCCTTCGGGCGTTTCACTGTGGCAGCAGACGATCGCCGGGGCCGGGTCCTTGCGCTCGGGCAAGAACAGCCACGCCGTGATACGCTCCCACTCGGTCACGAAGTAATTCACGCGTCTCCGGACATAGCCGGAGAACGATTCTTCGTCCATAACCTTCAACTGCAGTTCCGCCCGCTCCTTGGGGAGTTTGCCGAATTGTCTCAAGACGGCAGACTCGATTTCCTTGCGGGCCTGTATCCAATCTAACGGGTTTTTCAGCTTATTAAGGTCGACCATTTCCGTCCTTCCACACCAGTCATGGCACGCATGCTTTACACGTACGGCTTGCACGCCGGCTGCATGGTAGATATACCGGTGTCTTGGAATCAAATCGTTATGTTCGGTACATGATGGAGGGGAGCATGCTCAGGGACTTGGGAACACTCACCGCCTCGTGGCTGGGCCACCTTATCGGAAGGGTTGGC encodes the following:
- a CDS encoding dienelactone hydrolase family protein, which codes for MVDLNKLKNPLDWIQARKEIESAVLRQFGKLPKERAELQLKVMDEESFSGYVRRRVNYFVTEWERITAWLFLPERKDPAPAIVCCHSETPEGKAEPAGLAGDRFLAFAQHYAEQGFATIAPDCVTTGERVSPGRDAYDTTNFYKDWPKASLLGKMMWDYTCALEALAETPGVDAARMGIIGHGLGGTCALLVAALDERVQVCVASCGFTRFQDDKKPGRWVQDGECMLLPNLEEAVATRNYPFDWEHILALAAPTPTLLITALNDEKLSNTKSCQKAADAARNVYRMLGAENAIENWTHARGRSLTVEALDAADAWFERWI